In a single window of the Fundulus heteroclitus isolate FHET01 unplaced genomic scaffold, MU-UCD_Fhet_4.1 scaffold_118, whole genome shotgun sequence genome:
- the LOC105922445 gene encoding probable thiopurine S-methyltransferase yields MVEQQADRTMELSEWEERWQENKIGFHQLEVNRMLQVNYDSVVNGRSGVRFFFPLCGKAVDMKWLADLGHSVVGVEISEKAIKQFFQENNMTYSEEPVPSLPGARLFQNSEKNISLYQSDLFSFSSSVAGQFGAIWDRGSLVAINPKDRERYAALIISLMAADCRYLLDTLLYNPSLYKGPPFFVPDEQVHGLFGSSCSVELLQSVDALTDRQRAWGLDSLTENVHLITLKAPN; encoded by the exons ATGGTGGAGCAGCAGGCCGACCGGACCATGGAGCTGTCTGAGTGGGAGGAACGCTGGCAGGAGAATAAGATCGGCTTCCATCAGCTGGAGGTCAACAG GATGCTGCAGGTCAACTACGACTCGGTGGTGAACGGACGGAGCGGCGTCCGCTTCTTCTTCCCTCTGTGTGGGAAAGCTGTGGACATGAAGTG GCTGGCGGATCTGGGTCACTCTGTGGTCGGCGTGGAGATTTCTGAGAAGGCCATCAAGCAGTTCTTCCAGGAGAACAACATGACCTACAGCGAGGAGCCGGTTCCCTCCCTCCCTGGAGCCAGACTCTTCCAG AACTCAGAGAAGAACATCTCCCTGTATCAGAGCGACCTGTTCAGCTTCTCCAG CTCTGTGGCGGGTCAGTTTGGTGCGATCTGGGACCGAGGATCTCTGGTGGCTATCAACCCAAAGGACAGGGAGAG ATACGCGGCTCTGATCATCTCTCTGATGGCTGCAGACTGCAGATACCTGCTGGACACGCTATTGTACAATCCCAGCTTGTATAAAG GTCCTCCATTTTTTGTCCCCGATGAACAAGTCCATGGTTTATTTG GGAGCAGCTGCAgcgtggagctgctgcagtctgTGGACGCTCTCACAGACAGACAGCGGGCCTGGGGTTTGGACTCTCTGACTGAAAATGTTCACCTCATCACCCTGAAGGCACCAAACTGA